A part of Melittangium boletus DSM 14713 genomic DNA contains:
- a CDS encoding sensor histidine kinase codes for MKLARKIVLALVLLAFAVIAGLETIEVRRELARSTQDMQHDHRLLGHTLGGSFVRAWEMEGEEEALTLLADANRFQEQIRLGWLWLDSRQGTALPANVLRALRDDHDASFVDETSVPGVRRSFTPVTIDDRRGAIEITEPLTEQRQHVRQTILGTAVATGAITFAFFLVAMAMGRRLVGRPVEQLVGMAHRLGQGELDARVHLHQNDELATLAGAMNQMAGDLSAARAQVDAETAARLATLEHLRHSDRLATVGKLASGVAHELGTPLNVVLGRARMIVSGEAEGDEVPEYARIISQQVQHMTGIIRHLLDFARRRTPQRTPEELSQLVERTLSLLQPLAARRNIVLAQESTGPLHLEVDAGQLQQALTNLVVNGMHAMKQPGTLRVRLGRAHALPPAELGGPEAEWVRLDVVDEGEGIAPEVLPRVFEPFFTTKDVGEGTGLGLSVSYGLIRDHGGWISVSSEPGRGSCFSIFLPPEAGQSQEADT; via the coding sequence ATGAAGCTCGCCCGGAAGATCGTCCTCGCCCTCGTCCTGCTCGCCTTCGCGGTCATCGCGGGGCTGGAGACCATCGAGGTGCGGCGCGAGCTCGCCCGCTCCACGCAGGACATGCAGCATGACCACCGGCTGCTCGGCCACACGCTGGGCGGCTCCTTCGTCCGCGCCTGGGAGATGGAAGGCGAGGAAGAAGCCCTGACGCTCCTCGCGGACGCCAACCGCTTCCAGGAGCAGATCCGCCTGGGCTGGCTGTGGTTGGACTCGCGCCAGGGCACGGCCCTGCCGGCGAATGTGCTCCGCGCCCTGCGCGACGACCATGACGCGTCCTTCGTGGACGAGACCTCGGTCCCGGGCGTGCGGCGCTCCTTCACCCCGGTGACGATCGACGATCGGCGCGGCGCCATCGAGATCACCGAGCCCCTCACCGAGCAACGCCAGCACGTGCGCCAGACGATTTTGGGAACCGCCGTGGCCACGGGCGCCATCACCTTCGCCTTCTTCCTCGTCGCCATGGCCATGGGGCGCCGGCTCGTGGGCCGCCCGGTGGAACAACTCGTGGGCATGGCGCACCGCCTGGGCCAGGGCGAGCTGGACGCCCGGGTGCACCTGCACCAGAACGACGAGCTGGCCACACTCGCGGGCGCGATGAACCAGATGGCGGGGGACTTGTCCGCCGCGCGCGCGCAGGTGGACGCGGAGACGGCGGCGCGCCTGGCCACGCTCGAGCACCTGCGGCACTCGGACCGGCTGGCCACCGTGGGCAAGCTGGCCTCGGGCGTGGCGCACGAGCTGGGCACTCCGCTCAACGTGGTGCTCGGCCGGGCGCGGATGATCGTCTCCGGCGAGGCCGAGGGCGACGAGGTGCCCGAGTACGCCCGCATCATCTCCCAGCAGGTGCAGCACATGACGGGCATCATCCGCCACCTGCTGGACTTCGCCCGCCGGCGCACGCCCCAGCGCACGCCGGAGGAACTGTCCCAACTGGTGGAGCGTACGCTCTCGCTCCTGCAACCCCTGGCGGCCCGGCGGAACATCGTCCTCGCCCAGGAGTCCACGGGCCCCCTGCACCTGGAGGTGGACGCGGGACAGTTGCAACAGGCGCTCACCAACCTGGTGGTCAACGGCATGCACGCGATGAAGCAGCCGGGGACGCTGCGGGTGCGCCTGGGCCGCGCCCACGCCCTGCCCCCGGCGGAGCTGGGAGGCCCGGAGGCGGAGTGGGTGCGGCTGGACGTCGTGGACGAGGGCGAGGGCATCGCCCCGGAAGTGCTGCCCCGCGTCTTCGAGCCCTTCTTCACCACCAAGGACGTGGGCGAGGGCACGGGGCTGGGGCTGTCCGTGTCCTATGGGCTCATCCGAGACCATGGCGGGTGGATCTCCGTGAGCAGCGAGCCCGGACGCGGTAGTTGTTTCTCCATCTTCCTGCCCCCCGAAGCGGGCCAGTCACAGGAGGCCGACACATGA
- a CDS encoding response regulator produces the protein MMSFLPSEPRPLRILLAEDDEQMRSMLTLTLARAGYAVVALEDGYELADYVSLTQVCGGPLQPPDLILSDVRMPGRTGLDVLAQAQLAGLSCPVILLSSFADEETRAEARRLGVRAFLDKPVDLDVLKETVRQTASGVM, from the coding sequence ATGATGTCCTTTCTTCCCTCCGAGCCCCGTCCGCTGCGCATCCTGCTGGCGGAGGATGATGAGCAGATGCGCTCGATGTTGACGTTGACGCTGGCGCGCGCGGGTTACGCGGTGGTGGCGCTGGAGGATGGCTACGAGCTGGCGGACTACGTCTCCTTGACCCAGGTGTGTGGGGGACCCTTGCAGCCGCCGGATCTCATCCTCTCGGATGTCCGGATGCCGGGGCGCACGGGGCTGGACGTGCTCGCCCAGGCCCAATTGGCCGGCCTGTCTTGTCCCGTCATCCTCTTGTCGTCCTTCGCGGACGAGGAGACGCGCGCCGAGGCGCGCCGGCTGGGGGTCCGAGCCTTCCTGGACAAGCCCGTGGACCTGGACGTATTGAAGGAGACCGTGCGCCAGACCGCCTCTGGCGTCATGTGA
- a CDS encoding SMR family transporter translates to MSWVLLVVAGLLEVCWAIGLKYTDGFSKLLPSLLTITALGAQPVFREVFGPI, encoded by the coding sequence ATGTCGTGGGTTCTCCTGGTCGTCGCCGGGTTGCTGGAAGTCTGCTGGGCCATCGGCCTCAAGTACACCGATGGTTTCTCCAAGCTCCTCCCCAGTCTTCTCACCATCACCGCACTCGGCGCACAACCTGTCTTCCGGGAAGTCTTCGGTCCAATATGA
- a CDS encoding HEAT repeat domain-containing protein, protein MSRAPAFVLGVVLLVAVGAAFLHAAPPPSAPPPAASSPAPRERATEPAPPPSPAMPVLSSPASGYVGSLQCAECHVDEHAAWSQDWHARALSEARPEWVVGDFTNTHYQGTSSEAWMTRRDTHSFMRTRGPTGALADYPVDWVVGGKRMQDPITHLPDGRWQVLPIYFHVTGHGEWVDYSESKQGALTPEHPFFWTNWQRNAQHACLDCHVTGLDTHYDRQRHQWSTGFADAGVACESCHGPGSRHVETQLARDIVQPAKLAPAKGLAVCGQCHGPHRTLFPLLDAPHHFKPGDRYEDSYQPMVVLLDEERSGDFFDDGRPKTSSFEYQALIQSRCFLQGGATCLTCHSAPHAQHGANELRGTAGSASCQGCHAKETAEGSRHTHHASAGAPDCVACHMPPTVTGVLDSFADHAIDVPVPRNTVKHGIPNACNACHTHAQASPEAMDAALAKWWPRAKTRQARRTRLADALAVKTAADSRPALEQVVADTKEAPSLRGAAARLLAQRFRRDAVPALKAALVTARDSGLRSDLVSALASTGVREVADVLAPLLDDSSLWVRQAAAIALAGAGDARGTRVLESLASDSASEGLPVPHIVLGQLALRRGDLATGTRQLERSLDLQPYNTSVLVLLADAYARQGDMSRARERLDEALRFDPQNRGARQRMNLLQRGPGR, encoded by the coding sequence ATGTCCCGCGCTCCCGCCTTCGTCCTTGGGGTCGTCCTCCTCGTCGCCGTGGGGGCCGCGTTCCTGCACGCCGCTCCGCCGCCTTCCGCGCCGCCGCCCGCCGCTTCATCTCCTGCGCCTCGGGAGCGTGCCACCGAGCCAGCGCCACCTCCCTCGCCAGCGATGCCGGTGCTGTCCTCGCCCGCCTCGGGGTACGTGGGCTCACTCCAGTGCGCCGAGTGCCATGTCGATGAGCATGCCGCGTGGAGCCAGGACTGGCACGCGCGGGCGCTCTCGGAGGCCCGGCCGGAATGGGTGGTGGGGGACTTCACCAATACCCACTACCAGGGCACGTCCAGCGAGGCGTGGATGACAAGGCGGGACACGCACTCCTTCATGCGGACGCGAGGCCCCACGGGCGCGCTCGCCGACTACCCGGTGGACTGGGTGGTGGGGGGCAAGCGGATGCAGGATCCGATCACCCATCTGCCGGATGGCCGATGGCAGGTGCTGCCCATCTACTTCCATGTCACCGGCCATGGGGAATGGGTGGACTACTCCGAGTCCAAGCAGGGGGCACTGACGCCGGAGCACCCCTTCTTCTGGACCAACTGGCAGCGCAACGCCCAGCACGCGTGCCTGGACTGCCATGTGACGGGGCTCGACACGCACTACGACCGCCAGCGCCACCAGTGGAGCACGGGCTTCGCGGACGCGGGCGTGGCGTGCGAGAGCTGTCACGGCCCGGGCTCGCGCCATGTGGAGACGCAGCTGGCGCGCGACATCGTCCAGCCCGCGAAGCTCGCTCCCGCCAAGGGCCTGGCCGTGTGCGGCCAGTGCCATGGGCCGCACCGCACGCTCTTTCCGTTGCTGGACGCGCCGCACCACTTCAAGCCCGGAGACCGCTACGAGGACAGCTACCAGCCCATGGTGGTGCTGCTGGACGAGGAGCGCTCGGGGGACTTCTTCGATGACGGGCGTCCGAAGACGTCCAGCTTCGAGTACCAGGCGCTCATCCAGTCCCGCTGCTTCCTCCAGGGAGGCGCCACGTGCCTCACCTGCCACAGCGCGCCCCACGCCCAACACGGAGCCAATGAGCTGCGGGGCACGGCGGGTTCGGCGAGCTGCCAGGGCTGTCACGCGAAGGAGACCGCCGAGGGCTCGCGGCACACCCACCATGCCTCGGCCGGGGCGCCCGACTGCGTGGCCTGCCACATGCCGCCCACCGTCACGGGAGTGTTGGATTCCTTCGCGGACCACGCCATCGACGTGCCGGTGCCGCGCAACACGGTGAAGCACGGCATCCCCAACGCGTGCAACGCCTGTCACACGCATGCCCAGGCCTCGCCCGAGGCCATGGACGCCGCGCTGGCGAAGTGGTGGCCCCGGGCGAAGACGCGGCAGGCCCGGCGGACGCGGCTGGCGGACGCGCTGGCCGTGAAGACCGCCGCGGACAGCCGGCCGGCGCTGGAGCAGGTGGTGGCGGACACGAAGGAGGCGCCCTCCCTGCGCGGCGCGGCGGCGCGCTTGTTGGCCCAGCGCTTCCGCCGGGACGCGGTGCCCGCGTTGAAGGCGGCGCTCGTGACGGCCCGGGACTCCGGCCTGCGCTCGGATCTCGTCTCGGCGCTGGCCTCCACGGGCGTGCGCGAGGTGGCGGACGTGCTCGCGCCGCTCCTCGATGATTCATCGCTCTGGGTGCGGCAGGCCGCGGCCATCGCCCTCGCCGGAGCGGGGGATGCGCGGGGGACACGGGTGTTGGAGTCCCTGGCGAGCGATTCCGCTTCCGAGGGGCTGCCCGTGCCACACATCGTGCTCGGCCAGCTCGCGCTGCGCCGGGGCGACCTGGCCACGGGAACACGGCAGTTGGAGCGCTCCCTGGACCTGCAGCCCTACAACACCAGCGTGCTGGTCCTCCTGGCCGATGCGTATGCGCGCCAGGGCGACATGTCCCGGGCCCGGGAGCGGCTGGACGAGGCCCTGCGGTTCGATCCCCAGAACCGGGGGGCCCGGCAGCGCATGAACCTGCTACAGCGGGGACCGGGCCGGTAG
- a CDS encoding sigma-54-dependent transcriptional regulator — translation MSTPKGRILVVEDEREMRALLEKGLTRRGFQPTVLGSAAEAFARLESEDFDTVLTDLRMPGMDGLALCERVVLNRPDIPVVVVTAFGSLETAVAAIRAGAYDFVTKPVDLDALALLLERAVRHRALREEVRRLRRALSDASSDGGVVGESLALRRVYELIDRVADSDASVLVTGESGTGKEVAARALHARSRRQAGPFVAINCAAMPEALLESELFGHAKGAFTDAKAARTGLFVQASGGTLFLDEVGELPLTLQPKLLRALQERTVRPVGGDAEVPFDARIVAATNRDLELAVEEDRFREDLYYRLNVIGLELPPLRARGNDVLLLAQRFLEHFAARSGKRVRGLSPAVAQRLLAYGWPGNVRELQNCIERAVALTTYEQLTVEDLPERIRDYRASNPNAQGNDVSELVSLEEMERRYIQRVIETVGGSRTLASRILGVDRKTLYRKLGRRHPVAAALAAEDKDDAKE, via the coding sequence ATGAGCACCCCGAAGGGCCGCATCCTGGTCGTCGAGGACGAGCGCGAGATGCGCGCGCTGTTGGAGAAGGGCCTCACGCGGCGGGGCTTCCAGCCCACGGTGCTCGGGAGCGCGGCCGAGGCCTTCGCGCGGCTGGAGTCCGAGGACTTCGACACCGTGCTCACGGATTTGAGGATGCCGGGCATGGACGGGCTGGCGCTGTGCGAGCGCGTGGTGCTCAACCGGCCGGACATCCCCGTGGTGGTGGTGACGGCGTTCGGCAGCCTGGAGACGGCCGTGGCGGCCATCCGCGCGGGCGCGTACGACTTCGTGACGAAGCCGGTGGACCTGGACGCGCTGGCGCTGCTGCTGGAGCGGGCGGTGCGACACCGGGCCCTGCGCGAGGAGGTGCGGCGCCTGCGCCGGGCGCTCAGCGACGCGTCCTCGGACGGAGGCGTGGTGGGCGAGAGCCTCGCGCTGCGCCGGGTGTACGAGCTGATCGACCGGGTGGCGGACTCGGACGCGTCCGTGCTGGTGACGGGCGAGAGCGGCACGGGCAAGGAGGTGGCGGCGCGCGCGCTGCATGCCCGGAGCCGGAGACAAGCGGGGCCCTTCGTGGCCATCAACTGCGCGGCCATGCCCGAGGCGCTGCTGGAGAGCGAGCTGTTCGGCCACGCGAAGGGCGCCTTCACGGACGCCAAGGCGGCGCGCACGGGCCTGTTCGTCCAGGCGAGCGGGGGCACGCTCTTCCTCGACGAGGTGGGCGAGCTGCCCCTCACCCTCCAGCCCAAGCTGTTGCGAGCACTGCAGGAGCGCACGGTGCGCCCGGTGGGGGGGGACGCCGAGGTGCCCTTCGACGCGCGCATCGTGGCGGCGACGAACCGGGACCTGGAGCTGGCGGTGGAGGAAGACCGCTTCCGCGAGGATCTGTACTACCGGCTCAACGTCATTGGCCTGGAGTTGCCGCCGCTGCGCGCCCGGGGCAATGACGTGCTGTTGCTCGCGCAGCGCTTCCTGGAGCACTTCGCCGCGCGCAGTGGCAAGCGGGTGCGGGGCTTGAGCCCCGCGGTGGCGCAGCGGCTGTTGGCCTATGGCTGGCCCGGCAACGTGCGCGAGTTGCAGAACTGCATCGAGCGCGCCGTGGCGCTCACCACGTATGAGCAACTGACGGTGGAGGACCTGCCCGAGCGCATCCGGGACTACCGGGCCTCGAATCCGAACGCCCAGGGCAATGACGTGTCGGAGCTGGTGTCACTGGAGGAGATGGAGCGGCGCTACATCCAGCGCGTCATCGAGACGGTGGGAGGCAGCCGCACGCTCGCCTCGCGCATCCTGGGAGTGGATCGCAAGACGCTCTACCGGAAGCTCGGCCGGCGCCACCCCGTGGCCGCCGCCCTCGCCGCCGAGGACAAGGACGACGCCAAGGAGTAG